A stretch of the Hymenobacter tibetensis genome encodes the following:
- a CDS encoding PAS domain-containing protein: protein MPTSSPEVQFERLQSAVDAAGTGTWDFTPLTGALIWSDRCKEIFGFALEQDVTYAQFLEGVHPDDRALTQAAVDQALSPTGPGTYAIDYRTQWQDPATPARWAHATGRAFFNAERTQAQRFIGTITDITEQKVNQQLLRQHEAELATMADSIAQLAWIADATGNITWYNQRWYEYTGTTAEQMLGWGWQQVQHPEYVHGVVERLRQAFAAGTAWEDTFPLRGQDGVYRWFLSRAVPLRDEHGHVLRWFGTNTDVTQMRQLQEQLTQAYEDLEVKVTFRTLQLEHEVQQLRAQLAAGVSTPLVPPTPLQ, encoded by the coding sequence ATGCCAACTTCCTCTCCCGAGGTTCAGTTTGAACGCCTGCAAAGCGCCGTCGATGCGGCTGGTACCGGTACGTGGGACTTTACGCCGCTCACGGGTGCCCTGATTTGGTCGGACCGCTGCAAAGAAATCTTTGGCTTCGCTCTAGAGCAAGACGTGACGTATGCCCAGTTTCTGGAAGGCGTGCACCCCGACGACCGGGCCCTCACGCAAGCCGCCGTTGACCAGGCGCTGTCCCCAACCGGTCCCGGCACTTACGCCATCGATTACCGGACGCAGTGGCAGGACCCCGCTACACCCGCCCGCTGGGCTCATGCCACCGGACGCGCGTTCTTTAATGCGGAACGCACGCAGGCGCAGCGCTTTATTGGAACCATTACCGACATCACCGAGCAGAAAGTCAACCAGCAGTTGTTGCGCCAGCACGAGGCCGAGCTGGCCACTATGGCCGACAGTATCGCGCAGCTAGCGTGGATAGCCGACGCGACGGGCAACATCACGTGGTACAACCAACGCTGGTACGAGTACACTGGCACGACGGCGGAACAGATGTTGGGCTGGGGCTGGCAGCAAGTGCAGCACCCCGAGTACGTGCACGGCGTGGTGGAACGCTTGCGCCAGGCTTTTGCCGCGGGCACTGCCTGGGAAGACACATTCCCACTTCGCGGCCAAGACGGAGTCTACCGCTGGTTTCTCTCGCGGGCCGTGCCCTTGCGGGACGAGCATGGCCACGTGTTGCGCTGGTTTGGCACCAACACCGACGTCACCCAGATGCGGCAGCTCCAAGAGCAGTTGACGCAGGCCTACGAAGACCTGGAAGTGAAAGTCACGTTCCGTACGCTGCAGCTCGAACACGAAGTTCAGCAACTCCGGGCGCAGCTAGCCGCTGGGGTATCAACTCCACTTGTGCCCCCCACGCCCCTTCAGTAG
- a CDS encoding RagB/SusD family nutrient uptake outer membrane protein, with amino-acid sequence MNNTTPAYPARRRLLPTLAVLGLTLGLSVSSCNDFLNVQPQGQPVVTEFFKNQSDAAAAVSSCYAKLREYNLVAFNWLSVTTLPSDDADKGSVPGDGDYLNDYSFFRFTATAGSAEGYWLGQYQQVLLCNQVILNVPNVDMDSNLRSRYVAEAQFLRALAYFNLVRAYGGVPLYTKPAVTTDEQNIPRASRDEVYALVISDLTAAASILPTSYPNSDVGRVTKGAALSLLAKAQLYQKDYAASLAASDQVLNLNYSLVPDFYRMFRIEGENGPESIFEVQCTSLPGNCDVANSYWAEAQMARPQLGWGFCTPSADLAAAFEPGDTRKLGTIMERGTTTPDGDFIDNSNSNERYNMKAYVPNAADKSCGYGRDQNIRVLRFGEVLLLNAEAANELGQSGKALAAVNRVRARAGLAALPNGLSQVQIRQAVWQERRVELALEYGDRYFDLVRQGRAATVLRNRGFVAGKNEVFPIPLSQIQLSGGKLTQNPGY; translated from the coding sequence ATGAACAACACTACACCTGCGTACCCGGCCCGGCGCCGGCTATTACCAACGCTGGCCGTGCTTGGGCTAACGCTCGGGCTGAGCGTGTCTTCGTGCAACGATTTTCTCAACGTGCAGCCCCAAGGGCAGCCTGTGGTAACGGAGTTCTTTAAAAACCAGAGCGACGCGGCGGCGGCAGTTAGCTCTTGCTACGCCAAACTGCGTGAGTACAACTTAGTGGCTTTCAACTGGCTGTCCGTTACCACCCTGCCCTCCGACGATGCCGACAAAGGCAGCGTACCCGGCGACGGTGACTACCTCAACGACTATTCTTTCTTCCGCTTCACGGCTACGGCGGGCTCCGCAGAAGGCTACTGGCTCGGGCAATACCAGCAAGTGTTGCTCTGCAACCAAGTTATCCTCAACGTGCCCAACGTCGATATGGACTCGAACCTCCGCAGCCGCTACGTGGCCGAGGCGCAGTTTCTGCGGGCGCTGGCTTATTTCAACCTGGTACGGGCTTACGGAGGCGTCCCGCTGTACACCAAGCCAGCCGTTACCACAGATGAACAGAACATTCCGCGCGCCAGCCGTGACGAGGTGTATGCGCTTGTTATCAGTGATCTAACTGCAGCAGCAAGTATTCTGCCAACGTCGTACCCGAACAGCGACGTGGGGCGCGTGACCAAAGGCGCGGCGTTGTCGTTGCTGGCTAAGGCGCAGCTGTACCAGAAAGACTACGCGGCTTCGCTGGCTGCTTCCGACCAAGTGCTGAACCTGAACTACTCGCTGGTGCCCGATTTCTACCGCATGTTTCGCATAGAAGGCGAGAACGGGCCGGAGTCGATTTTCGAAGTGCAATGTACCTCGTTGCCTGGCAACTGTGATGTAGCGAACTCCTACTGGGCCGAGGCCCAAATGGCACGGCCCCAGCTCGGCTGGGGTTTCTGCACACCTTCCGCCGATCTGGCCGCGGCCTTCGAGCCCGGCGACACACGCAAGCTGGGCACCATCATGGAGCGCGGCACCACCACCCCCGATGGCGACTTCATCGACAACAGCAACTCCAACGAGCGCTACAACATGAAGGCTTACGTGCCCAACGCGGCCGATAAATCGTGCGGCTACGGCCGCGACCAGAACATTCGGGTGCTGCGGTTTGGTGAGGTCTTGCTCCTGAATGCTGAAGCCGCCAACGAGTTAGGGCAATCAGGTAAAGCACTGGCCGCCGTGAACCGCGTGCGTGCCCGCGCTGGCCTTGCGGCCCTTCCCAATGGCCTTTCTCAAGTGCAGATTCGCCAAGCCGTATGGCAAGAACGCCGCGTGGAACTAGCTCTGGAATACGGCGACCGGTACTTCGACCTTGTGCGGCAGGGTCGTGCTGCTACTGTGCTAAGAAACCGCGGCTTTGTGGCAGGTAAAAACGAGGTGTTCCCCATCCCGTTAAGCCAAATCCAACTCAGCGGCGGTAAGCTGACGCAAAACCCGGGGTACTAA
- a CDS encoding DUF6807 domain-containing protein, producing the protein MNRFTCWLLLLATVVSTKSVAQTIATLEVVVPATPSRLETPVKASLDALTLLPDSVLTLVEVQGTKRTSVPFQIEHGPERIIHWILDPATSKTSKRAYELVKGKPSKASAPMRVQDAQGSFTITSKGTNLLRYNYKTVYPPTGIDTAYKRSGFIHPLWSPHGQELTRIQAPDHYHHYGIWNPWTHVLFEKDTVDFWNIRDRKGTVRFAKAVSTTEGPVYSEYQVLQEHVAFKKGGTEKVALNELQEVRVYQPQGKDYYIADVTINMNCASASPVLLLAYRYGGFGWRTTEKWNKDNSEVLTSEGKTRKEADGSTARWCIVQGQLDNDYAGVVMMSYPTNYNHPEPLRIWPETQNGRGDMFANFSPTKNRNWQLNPGQTYTLKYRLIVYNGHFTKEKADSGWQAFSAEPKVTVQRK; encoded by the coding sequence ATGAACCGGTTCACTTGCTGGCTGCTTTTGCTGGCCACTGTAGTAAGCACGAAGAGCGTCGCGCAAACGATTGCCACTCTTGAAGTGGTAGTTCCTGCCACTCCAAGCCGCTTGGAAACACCGGTCAAAGCCAGCTTGGATGCCCTTACTTTATTGCCCGACTCGGTACTGACCCTGGTAGAAGTGCAAGGCACCAAACGCACGAGCGTACCCTTCCAGATCGAACACGGACCGGAGCGCATCATCCATTGGATACTCGACCCGGCCACCAGCAAAACCAGCAAGCGCGCCTATGAATTGGTGAAAGGCAAGCCCAGCAAGGCGAGTGCGCCGATGCGTGTACAAGATGCGCAAGGCTCTTTCACCATCACGAGCAAAGGCACTAACCTGCTGCGCTACAACTACAAAACGGTATACCCGCCCACCGGCATTGACACGGCCTACAAGCGGAGCGGCTTTATTCACCCGTTGTGGTCGCCGCACGGCCAGGAGCTAACCCGGATTCAAGCGCCCGACCACTACCACCACTACGGCATCTGGAATCCGTGGACGCATGTGTTGTTCGAGAAAGACACCGTCGATTTCTGGAACATCCGGGACCGAAAAGGCACTGTGCGCTTCGCCAAGGCAGTTTCCACCACTGAAGGCCCCGTGTACAGCGAGTACCAAGTGTTGCAGGAGCATGTGGCATTCAAAAAAGGCGGCACGGAAAAAGTGGCTTTAAACGAGTTGCAAGAGGTACGAGTGTATCAGCCGCAGGGAAAAGACTACTATATAGCCGACGTCACCATCAATATGAATTGCGCCAGCGCCAGCCCGGTGTTGCTGCTGGCGTACCGGTACGGCGGGTTTGGCTGGCGCACCACCGAAAAGTGGAACAAGGATAACAGCGAGGTGCTCACCTCGGAAGGCAAAACCCGCAAGGAGGCCGACGGCTCTACGGCGCGCTGGTGCATTGTGCAGGGCCAACTCGACAACGACTACGCCGGGGTGGTGATGATGTCGTACCCAACCAACTATAATCACCCCGAGCCGCTGCGCATCTGGCCCGAAACGCAGAATGGCCGCGGCGACATGTTTGCCAACTTCTCGCCCACCAAGAACAGGAACTGGCAACTCAACCCCGGCCAAACTTATACGCTCAAATACCGCCTAATCGTGTACAACGGGCATTTCACGAAAGAAAAAGCGGATAGTGGTTGGCAGGCCTTTAGCGCCGAACCCAAGGTTACGGTGCAGCGCAAGTGA
- a CDS encoding SusC/RagA family TonB-linked outer membrane protein — protein sequence MKILPVLVIHIASDQWVKRVATLAAGLSLSQAGLLPAQAAPLWQQAVPQAGTPVAGRVVDERGEVLPGVNVVVKNTSIGTATNAEGQYSLNVPAGATLVFSFIGYSPQELVVNGRSTLDVQFASPQARSLDEVVVVGYGTQTKREVTGAIASVKGTELVNQASQNPVSSLQGKVAGVQITNAGVPGTAPQIRVRGTGSLAGVSPLYVVDGTLLPAGSDLSFLNQDDIASVEVLKDAASASIYGIQAANGVVLVTTKRGQAGKTRVNYNGFGGVQTVTNSIEMANAQQYAELLNEKYALTNVDPSNNLATNLPSTDWLKEVTRTAATQNHQLSLGGGSEKASYTFSGSYLRQEGVLQKNDFERITARLQTDFALNDHIKVGYSASFATLDAHDAPGLASSVFPSYSGLGGAATGTSSNFALGGSNVFAQAYVAPPVLPVFQADGRYGDPGLIGSGLGNFGNPRGTLDYFVQRSQGQTLVSNAFASFNFLQHFTLRTSAGISYNAAKFYNYQKADSLTTFQVYRGNTLRKGTSQSNQLQWENTLTFDRAFGTDHHLTALLGTTALRYRTEQLIGAINGVQAGSSDSYYFNLGTVGTATLANPVDLYTIFSLFARVNYAYKERYLLTASFRRDGASKYTGADRYGNFPSVGIGWVISEEGFLKESAVFNFLKLRASYGLLGNSQVPNNIAVSVVDFYPTYAGFFGIPSTPITGANISTLAAGRVRWEKVREADAGLEMGFLNNQLSVELDYYNRRTIDAVFPVPILSGPGYANSIGYLDNNATFQNQGVEAAVRWNSAGTGDFSYSVGLVGAYNQNKVLSTASGAPLFSGALPLGDYRTTISQIGAPIGAFYGYQTTGVFQTPQEVAESPQTTTAKPGDLRYQDQNGDGLLDARDYVVLGNPNPRFTYGLNTTFRYKAFDLQLDVQGVGGVELFNALRLLRVGNENYTQDFYNNRWRGAGTSNSYPSADLSGRNLDPSSYYVEKGDYIRLRNVQLGFNFPKTLVSTLRLQTLRVYANAQNPVTLTKYKGFTPEVGGTPTYAGLDQNVYPLAATYNLGINIGF from the coding sequence ATGAAAATTTTACCAGTCTTAGTGATACATATAGCATCTGATCAGTGGGTTAAGCGCGTGGCCACGCTGGCAGCGGGACTAAGCTTGAGCCAAGCTGGTTTGCTGCCTGCCCAAGCTGCGCCACTCTGGCAACAAGCTGTACCCCAAGCCGGTACACCCGTTGCCGGCCGTGTGGTAGATGAGAGGGGAGAGGTATTACCAGGCGTGAACGTGGTGGTGAAAAATACCAGCATTGGCACCGCCACCAACGCGGAAGGACAGTACTCGCTCAACGTGCCCGCGGGCGCGACGCTGGTGTTTTCCTTTATTGGCTACTCGCCCCAGGAGCTGGTGGTAAATGGCCGCAGCACCCTCGATGTGCAGTTTGCCTCCCCGCAAGCGCGCAGCCTCGATGAGGTAGTGGTGGTGGGCTACGGCACCCAAACCAAGCGTGAAGTAACGGGCGCTATTGCGTCGGTGAAGGGTACGGAACTCGTCAACCAGGCGTCGCAAAACCCAGTCAGTTCCTTGCAAGGGAAAGTGGCTGGCGTGCAAATCACCAACGCCGGTGTGCCCGGTACAGCCCCGCAGATCCGGGTGCGCGGCACGGGCTCGTTGGCGGGCGTGTCGCCGCTCTACGTGGTTGACGGTACGCTACTGCCGGCTGGTTCCGACCTGAGCTTTCTAAACCAAGACGACATTGCCTCAGTGGAGGTGCTGAAAGACGCGGCCAGTGCTTCCATTTATGGTATTCAGGCTGCCAATGGCGTAGTGCTCGTGACCACCAAGCGCGGGCAGGCCGGTAAAACGCGAGTGAACTACAACGGCTTTGGTGGGGTGCAAACCGTGACCAACAGCATCGAAATGGCCAATGCCCAGCAATACGCCGAACTGCTCAACGAGAAATACGCGCTTACCAACGTCGACCCGAGCAACAACCTCGCTACCAATCTGCCTTCCACCGACTGGCTCAAGGAAGTGACCCGCACGGCGGCCACCCAAAACCATCAGTTGAGCCTGGGTGGCGGCAGCGAAAAAGCCTCCTATACCTTCAGTGGCTCGTATCTGCGGCAGGAAGGCGTCTTGCAGAAGAACGACTTCGAGCGGATTACGGCGCGGCTGCAAACCGACTTTGCCCTCAACGACCACATCAAAGTGGGGTACTCAGCCAGCTTCGCTACCCTTGATGCGCACGACGCACCGGGCCTTGCTTCCAGTGTCTTCCCCAGCTACAGCGGCCTTGGTGGTGCAGCGACGGGCACCTCGTCCAACTTCGCGCTGGGCGGCTCCAACGTGTTTGCGCAGGCGTACGTGGCGCCGCCAGTGCTGCCCGTTTTTCAGGCCGATGGCCGCTACGGCGACCCTGGCCTCATAGGCTCAGGCCTCGGCAACTTCGGCAACCCGCGCGGCACGCTCGACTATTTCGTGCAACGCTCCCAAGGCCAGACGCTGGTAAGCAACGCGTTTGCTTCGTTCAACTTTCTGCAACACTTCACGTTGCGCACCAGCGCGGGCATCAGTTACAACGCGGCCAAGTTCTACAACTATCAGAAGGCCGATTCGCTCACCACGTTTCAAGTGTACCGGGGCAATACGTTGCGCAAAGGCACGAGCCAAAGCAACCAGTTGCAGTGGGAAAACACCCTCACCTTCGACCGCGCCTTCGGCACCGACCACCACCTGACGGCCCTGCTCGGCACCACGGCTCTGCGTTACCGCACCGAGCAGCTTATTGGCGCCATCAATGGGGTGCAGGCCGGTAGCAGCGACAGTTACTACTTCAACCTGGGTACGGTGGGCACCGCCACACTCGCTAACCCGGTTGATTTGTACACCATTTTCTCGCTGTTCGCCCGTGTGAACTATGCCTACAAGGAGCGCTACCTACTCACGGCCAGCTTCCGCCGCGACGGGGCCAGCAAATACACTGGCGCCGACCGCTACGGCAACTTCCCGTCGGTGGGCATCGGCTGGGTAATTTCGGAAGAGGGTTTTCTGAAGGAAAGCGCGGTATTCAATTTCCTGAAGCTACGGGCTAGCTACGGCTTGCTTGGCAACAGTCAGGTGCCGAACAACATTGCCGTGTCGGTCGTCGATTTTTACCCAACCTACGCCGGGTTCTTCGGTATTCCGAGCACACCAATCACGGGCGCCAACATCAGCACTTTGGCAGCGGGACGCGTGCGTTGGGAAAAAGTGCGCGAAGCTGATGCGGGCCTGGAAATGGGCTTTCTGAACAATCAGTTATCGGTGGAACTGGATTATTACAACCGCCGCACCATTGATGCGGTGTTTCCGGTGCCCATCTTGTCGGGGCCGGGCTACGCCAACAGCATTGGCTACCTCGATAACAATGCCACCTTTCAGAACCAGGGCGTAGAAGCGGCCGTGCGCTGGAACTCGGCCGGCACCGGCGACTTCTCGTACTCGGTGGGTTTGGTGGGCGCTTACAACCAGAACAAGGTGCTTTCTACGGCCAGCGGCGCCCCGCTCTTTTCCGGCGCCTTGCCGCTCGGCGACTACCGCACCACCATTTCGCAAATTGGCGCGCCCATCGGTGCGTTCTACGGCTACCAGACCACTGGTGTGTTTCAAACGCCGCAGGAAGTAGCCGAGTCGCCGCAGACCACCACCGCCAAGCCCGGCGACCTGCGCTACCAAGATCAAAACGGCGACGGTTTGCTTGATGCCCGCGACTACGTGGTGCTCGGCAACCCCAACCCGCGTTTCACCTACGGCCTGAACACCACCTTCCGCTACAAAGCCTTCGACTTGCAGCTTGATGTGCAGGGGGTAGGCGGGGTGGAGCTGTTCAACGCGTTGCGTTTGCTGCGCGTCGGCAACGAAAACTACACCCAGGACTTCTACAACAACCGCTGGCGCGGTGCGGGCACTTCAAACAGTTACCCGTCGGCCGACCTCTCGGGGCGCAACCTCGACCCGAGCTCGTACTACGTGGAGAAGGGCGACTACATCCGTTTGCGCAACGTGCAGCTCGGTTTCAACTTCCCGAAAACCCTCGTGAGCACGCTGCGCTTGCAAACGTTGCGCGTGTATGCCAACGCGCAGAACCCCGTGACGCTTACCAAATACAAAGGCTTTACGCCCGAAGTTGGGGGCACGCCCACCTATGCCGGCCTCGACCAGAACGTGTACCCGCTGGCCGCAACGTACAACTTGGGTATCAATATCGGTTTCTAA
- a CDS encoding alpha/beta fold hydrolase: protein MTAFTVPLANCADKVANRFPDLVSHPAAVGYTLPNVVLERNNVRVFGHGKQVLLLCNGFGCSQHIWHRLTAALSTRYRLVLFDYVGSGGSDFSAYTPERYSSLAGYVQDVLEICQALDLREVTLVGHSIGASIAMLATIAAPQYFSHLVALAASPHFLIEDDYYGGFSREDVEQLLGLMQVNHDSWANLFAGMLLGTENHDLLSKELAQHFCNADSHIAQHFARVSFFSDCRADLAYVPVPTLLVQCSQDMAAPSEVGDYLLAHLPEATLVQLSTTGHCPHLSAPLETLAAMDAFLAV from the coding sequence ATGACTGCCTTTACTGTTCCGCTAGCCAACTGTGCGGACAAAGTCGCCAATCGTTTTCCAGATCTGGTTTCCCATCCCGCAGCCGTCGGATATACTCTCCCTAACGTTGTTCTTGAGCGCAACAACGTGCGCGTATTTGGGCACGGCAAGCAGGTACTGCTACTCTGCAACGGCTTCGGCTGCAGCCAACATATCTGGCATCGCCTGACGGCGGCTCTGTCCACGCGCTACCGCTTGGTGCTTTTTGATTACGTGGGCTCCGGCGGTTCCGATTTCAGTGCCTACACGCCTGAGCGCTATTCTTCGCTGGCTGGCTACGTGCAGGACGTCCTGGAAATCTGTCAGGCGCTGGACCTGCGCGAGGTTACTCTGGTTGGCCACTCCATCGGCGCCAGTATTGCTATGCTCGCTACCATTGCCGCGCCGCAGTATTTCAGCCACTTGGTTGCCTTGGCAGCTTCTCCTCATTTCCTCATTGAAGACGACTATTACGGGGGCTTCAGTCGGGAAGACGTCGAGCAACTCTTGGGGCTGATGCAAGTCAATCATGATAGTTGGGCCAACCTGTTCGCCGGTATGTTGCTGGGAACCGAAAACCACGACCTGCTGTCCAAGGAACTCGCCCAGCATTTCTGCAATGCCGATTCGCACATTGCCCAGCATTTCGCGCGCGTCAGCTTTTTCTCGGATTGTCGCGCCGACCTAGCTTACGTACCAGTGCCGACCTTGCTGGTGCAATGCTCGCAGGATATGGCAGCCCCATCGGAAGTCGGCGACTACTTGTTAGCTCACCTTCCCGAGGCAACGCTAGTACAGCTTAGTACCACCGGCCATTGCCCGCACCTGAGTGCCCCGCTGGAAACGTTGGCTGCTATGGACGCTTTTTTGGCTGTTTAA
- a CDS encoding helix-turn-helix domain-containing protein, translating into MTIHQQKLADYYAHQPAQLSNATWPSGGHFRAWRLEEFLADFELMGVYSRKDFFKVTLSTGPSTYHYAHQRLELAPDEPALVFTNTQIPYAWELPAAATCRGYCCVFTEEFVPTRTLMRPADWAVFAPDQPSFFRLTPDQHAGFVRLFEQMLVEQDSDYPAKDELLYHYLMTCIHGALKLAPVEEARTISGPERLVAAFHTLLARQYPIVTPARRLELRTPADFADRLAVHVNYLNRVLKAATGKPTSHLLAERLVQEARTLLLHTDWPISRIGYCLGFEEPTHFAQLFRKVAGCAPSALRRV; encoded by the coding sequence ATGACTATACACCAGCAGAAGTTAGCCGACTATTACGCCCACCAGCCCGCACAGTTATCCAACGCTACCTGGCCGAGTGGGGGGCACTTTCGGGCGTGGCGGCTAGAGGAGTTTCTCGCCGACTTCGAGTTGATGGGCGTCTACAGCCGCAAGGATTTTTTTAAGGTCACCCTCAGTACCGGACCCTCCACCTACCACTACGCGCACCAGCGCTTGGAGCTAGCCCCCGATGAACCCGCCTTGGTGTTTACCAACACGCAGATACCTTACGCCTGGGAATTGCCCGCCGCTGCTACCTGTCGGGGCTATTGCTGCGTTTTCACCGAGGAGTTTGTGCCGACACGTACGCTCATGCGGCCGGCCGATTGGGCGGTGTTCGCGCCCGACCAACCCAGTTTTTTTCGCCTCACGCCCGACCAGCACGCCGGGTTTGTGCGCTTGTTCGAGCAGATGCTCGTCGAACAGGATTCCGACTACCCCGCCAAAGACGAGCTGCTGTACCACTACCTGATGACGTGCATCCACGGGGCCTTGAAACTGGCTCCTGTGGAAGAAGCGCGCACTATCAGCGGCCCCGAGCGTCTGGTGGCCGCCTTCCACACGCTGCTAGCCCGCCAGTACCCCATCGTGACGCCAGCCCGGCGCTTGGAACTGCGCACGCCCGCCGATTTTGCCGACCGCCTGGCCGTGCACGTCAACTACCTCAACCGCGTGCTGAAGGCTGCCACCGGCAAGCCTACGTCCCACCTGCTGGCCGAGCGTCTGGTGCAGGAAGCCCGTACCCTGCTGCTGCATACCGACTGGCCCATTAGCCGCATCGGCTACTGCCTGGGCTTCGAGGAGCCCACGCATTTCGCCCAGTTGTTTCGCAAAGTGGCTGGCTGCGCGCCCTCCGCCCTGCGGCGGGTTTGA
- a CDS encoding Rossmann-fold NAD(P)-binding domain-containing protein, translating into MALAPILLVGGSGIVGRWAARLLHAAHPEVPLLLGGRDLARAQEAAAEIGGAEGVALQLDATDLGLGERPVSAVAVLFTDDKVAALRFAQTRGVPHLSISPGIIEMGPEVAAYIHRPQAAPVVLGTEWLVGATTIPTLEFAKAFGRVHDITIGALLDEQDAAGPAAYADLERQTKTVPAALTRRDGAFTWCVGDEARTSFRAADGTEMEASTFSVYDVLGLATATDALNVHFKLALGVSSTRRRGEPMSTEIIIELAGEDHAGQLLRTRHAVVHPQGQMPLTGLGVAMVLERLLGLDGKPAAPAGLYFPYQLLEPAVYFARLREIGGQVLTLDVL; encoded by the coding sequence ATGGCACTAGCTCCCATTCTCTTAGTCGGCGGTTCTGGTATTGTTGGCCGCTGGGCGGCCCGTTTGCTGCACGCCGCGCATCCCGAGGTTCCTCTCTTGCTCGGCGGGCGCGACCTAGCCCGAGCGCAGGAAGCCGCGGCTGAAATTGGCGGGGCGGAGGGCGTAGCGCTGCAGCTTGACGCAACTGACTTGGGCCTCGGCGAGCGGCCAGTCAGTGCCGTAGCTGTGTTGTTTACCGACGACAAAGTTGCGGCGCTCCGGTTTGCCCAAACCCGTGGCGTGCCGCACCTCAGCATTTCACCCGGCATCATTGAAATGGGCCCTGAAGTGGCAGCGTACATCCACCGGCCGCAGGCTGCACCGGTCGTTTTGGGCACGGAGTGGCTGGTGGGAGCCACCACCATTCCCACGCTGGAGTTCGCCAAGGCCTTCGGGCGGGTGCACGACATCACCATCGGCGCGCTGCTTGACGAGCAGGATGCTGCTGGCCCAGCCGCCTACGCCGACTTAGAGCGCCAAACCAAGACCGTGCCTGCGGCCCTCACGCGCCGCGACGGGGCCTTTACTTGGTGCGTGGGCGACGAAGCCCGCACCTCGTTCCGCGCCGCAGACGGCACTGAGATGGAAGCGTCGACCTTCTCGGTCTACGACGTGCTAGGGTTGGCTACTGCTACCGATGCGCTGAATGTGCACTTCAAGCTTGCGTTAGGCGTAAGTTCCACTCGCCGCCGCGGCGAGCCAATGTCCACCGAAATCATCATCGAGCTGGCAGGAGAAGACCACGCGGGTCAGCTGTTGCGCACGCGGCACGCGGTGGTCCACCCGCAGGGGCAAATGCCGCTGACGGGGCTAGGCGTGGCCATGGTTCTGGAGCGACTGTTAGGGCTTGACGGGAAGCCAGCTGCCCCAGCAGGATTGTATTTCCCCTACCAATTGCTTGAACCCGCTGTCTATTTTGCCCGCTTACGAGAGATTGGTGGCCAAGTATTGACGCTGGATGTGCTCTAA
- a CDS encoding SDR family oxidoreductase, with protein MKTWFITGTSAGFGRLLTEKLLARGERVAATLRKPDALHDLQAQYGEQLWVAALDVTDTAAVRQVIGQAFADLGRIDVVVNNAAYALFGAGEEADDEQIQQQLATNLTGSMQVIRAALPHLRAQGGGRILQLSSEGGQIAYPNFGYYHATKWGIEGYVEAVAQEVAPFGIEFTLVEPGPARTSFGSGLVHATPLPEYEATPAGDVRRGVSDGSFAITGDPVKMVDAMLDSVDQRPAPRRLTLGREAYTKIRAALVQRLAELDVQQAVAFSTEIDE; from the coding sequence ATGAAAACCTGGTTTATCACCGGCACCTCCGCCGGCTTCGGCCGTCTACTAACCGAAAAACTCCTGGCCCGTGGCGAGCGAGTGGCCGCCACGCTCCGCAAACCCGACGCCCTCCACGACCTGCAAGCTCAATACGGCGAGCAACTCTGGGTGGCCGCTCTGGACGTAACCGATACGGCGGCCGTGCGCCAAGTTATCGGGCAAGCTTTCGCCGACCTAGGCCGCATCGACGTGGTAGTCAACAACGCCGCCTACGCCTTGTTCGGTGCGGGCGAGGAAGCCGACGACGAGCAGATTCAGCAGCAGTTAGCCACCAACCTGACGGGCTCTATGCAGGTTATCCGGGCCGCGCTGCCCCACCTGCGGGCCCAGGGCGGCGGGCGCATCCTGCAGCTTTCGTCTGAAGGTGGGCAGATTGCCTACCCGAACTTTGGCTACTACCACGCCACCAAATGGGGCATCGAGGGCTACGTGGAAGCTGTGGCTCAGGAAGTTGCGCCGTTCGGTATCGAGTTTACGCTGGTGGAGCCCGGTCCGGCCCGCACGAGCTTCGGTAGCGGACTAGTCCACGCAACGCCCCTGCCTGAATACGAGGCCACGCCCGCCGGCGACGTCCGCCGCGGCGTGAGCGACGGCAGCTTTGCCATAACCGGCGACCCGGTCAAAATGGTCGACGCCATGCTCGATTCCGTAGACCAACGCCCCGCCCCGCGGCGGCTAACGCTCGGGCGCGAGGCCTACACTAAAATCCGAGCAGCTTTGGTACAGCGCCTAGCGGAGCTAGATGTGCAACAAGCCGTGGCCTTTTCCACCGAGATTGACGAGTAA